A part of Phoenix dactylifera cultivar Barhee BC4 chromosome 2, palm_55x_up_171113_PBpolish2nd_filt_p, whole genome shotgun sequence genomic DNA contains:
- the LOC108511361 gene encoding vegetative cell wall protein gp1-like, with amino-acid sequence MAARPAVLSLLLLLISVKAYLASSDFPPSPVPGGPIPAPTSPTKSLPPSPAPAMGPAAPSPAFSPLARPMPPTSPPSPANPSTPSPSPAPAPAPAEEVVLDGEKSDEQAGVEDSSGGMSGGKKAGITVGVLAAAAAVGLGAMVYKKRRENVRRSRYGYATRREML; translated from the coding sequence ATGGCGGCGCGACCGGCAGTgctttccctcctcctcctcctcatctccGTGAAGGCGTATCTCGCGTCTTCCGACTTCCCACCCTCGCCTGTCCCTGGAGGACCCATCCCGGCCCCGACATCGCCCACCAAGTCGCTTCCACCATCGCCGGCTCCCGCGATGGGTCCGGCCGCCCCATCGCCGGCATTCTCGCCCCTGGCAAGGCCGATGCCCCCTACGTCCCCACCGTCCCCGGCGAATCCATCAACTCCGTCCCCATCGCCGGCGCCCGCGCCGGCGCCGGCCGAGGAGGTCGTCCTGGACGGCGAAAAGAGCGACGAGCAGGCCGGGGTGGAGGACAGCTCCGGCGGGATGAGCGGGGGGAAGAAGGCCGGGATCACGGTGGGGGTTttggcggcggcggccgcggtGGGACTGGGAGCCATGGTCTACAAGAAACGACGGGAGAACGTCCGGCGGTCCAGGTACGGCTACGCTACCCGGAGGGAGATGCTCTGA